A window of Misgurnus anguillicaudatus chromosome 3, ASM2758022v2, whole genome shotgun sequence genomic DNA:
tatggacagctaatctgttgccccgctttagctctgaagctctgattggcgccgatgcagccgagctccgcctatgtatgcgctctatcagagcccgtctacattctctggcactctgcatttttttgtcacgtcgacgccggtccagtcagtgAATGAGCAGccgacagcgagtatggcaagtggtggtgttccacaagagttagacgttccgccagcctctttaagatcgcaagtttggcaaagcttcagttttccagtcagttacaatagtacaggcgagagagtggtggaaaagacgaggactttgcgtcggcgttgttcagcagttgttaggtatgtgagtggaaatacatctaatcagggctctcaagtctcacgcattcaccttgacacacacgcatttcagtcagttcaaacgccacactttgtatttctcacgctgagaagtaggagataaattgtcctgctatatacaacaggcatacgcagggcagttctgtcgagttcagctgctttcagttttttaagcgtgctcaactttatgcagcgccatcagcgtcagagtaccgcgagaaatcttgcggaggaggctgatctcaaatcgctctcgcattactctgacgtcatccacttgtcgtttcttgcagcccctcgtgaagtcgtacacacctattaattcatcctacaaacctatttttttgttgtttagtacattaatatgaaataaggccaaaatgtaattttaaaatgtatttaggtaacacttgtaatacatttgaacccatatttgtatgaaagatgagtacaagattacttagaggtatacattttgaaatacgagatagtatgttaaatgcatttcagttcatattcatgacatctgaaataacactgataaggacacctatgtttttaagattagcttaagtactaaaaaaatgccttcttcatttttgttttgcttttccctccattgtaccgaaagtgaatcgaaccgtggcgcctgaaccgaggtacgaaccgaaccgggacttctgtgtaccgttccacccctaatatatatatatatatatatatatatatatatatatatatatatatatatatatatatatatatatatatagtgtttAATAAAAGCTTACCCATTTATATAATTACATCTATATATTtgatttttgtgaagaaacagagTGATTTGTCTCACCTATCTCTGCTCCGCCTGGAAGGAAATGCAGCATTGCATCCAGCGACAGTACACACATGCATCTCTTTGAGGTGTACATTCTTGTAGTGTAGTTTGACACTGTAGGAGCTTTTAAAGCTCTTTTTGCAGACGTAGCAGATCTTAGGATCAGGGCTGGAGTAGAGATCACCCTCAGGGGACTGAGAGGGGAACATTGGTGGGCTTGTTCCATAGCCCATAGAGGAGATAAAACTTTCATGTAAGGCAGCCATACTGGCTGCAGTGGCAACTGCCATACCCCCATTGTAAAGGCTGTACTGACCCATGCAAAACATGTCATAAGCAGGATCATTGATCTCTTCCTTAATTTTGATAACAGGCTGGTGTTGAGAGGATGGGGAATGGCTTTGTTCCTCCAAATCTTCCCGTAGGTGTTTCTCATCTTCTGCCccttgctgttttttttctacCTTTTTTCCCAGGGAAGGCATGTCAGTGTCCATTAGCTCGTCACGGTAAAGCATTTTGGGTTCCGATGTCTCGGATTCGTTTTCAAAGTCACGCTCATGATCTTGGTCCTCAGAGGTAAAGCTGTCAATACATTGTAGGTCACTAGTCACTTTACCACCTAAATTCCCACTGCATCCGTCTTGGTCAGGACGGAGTATGCCTCTAAGGGCTAGACTTGAACTATTTTCATTATGTGATGGGGAATGATGTCGGCTATCCTCATAATGATAAATGctgttattgttgttgttgcagTTGCCATTGATATTGTTATGCAGGTGGGATGACTGATGGTGACAACTATCATCTTCATCATCTTTGTCATCGTAATCATCTGCCACATCTATCACTTCTTTTTCTATCTTGACTGGCATGCTAGATTTGCGTGGCTTCTTTTTAGGCATGGGGTCAAGAATGGTGGAATCTTGGATAGTGGGAGTTGTGGGGAGGCAATGAGAAAATGTTCCTGTTTCAGAAACATGGTTGTTGTGGGAGCCTGCAGATAACATCTTTTGCTGCTGATCTGTTAAGGATGAGCTGTTTGTTGTGGTAGGCAGTATAGGGCTGGTGGGCAAAGACACTGGGGGACTAACTAGGTCAGCAGGAGAGAGTAGTGCGCGATAAAACGGTGGCACAGGCTGCACTGGCTGCACAGACTTCAGAGAAGGGAAGGCAAGAGGGCTCTGCAAAGGTGACTGTATCAATGGATCAAGAGGAGGAGTGGCAAAACTTAGTGTAGGCCGTCCGGGGCTAGTTAGAGTGAAACCACTTTTGGCACTTGATATGACAGGTGTGGCTGTACCAGAACTAGACCGAATTAGATCCTTGTCCCGGTTGTTTCTTAGCATAGGCATATGTAGGCGAGGATTGGGATTGGCACTATGACGGTTCCGACTGCGTAATGAGCTGAAAACCATGTTGCAGCCTTCAATAGTACAACGATGCTTAATCTTTAGATGCACAGCATTGTAGTGGATCTTTAGGGTGCCCTTATCATAGAATGTTTTGCCACAGGAGTTGCAGCAGACACGACCCTTGCGTGAGGTGGCACCCATTCTACGTATTCTATGCATTTTGGAAGAGAACGAAGAGTGTGTAATGGGTTTGGACTGTTCATTCTTTTCAAAATGGTGATGGATTTGGTGGTTGTTGAGAGTACCTGACTGTTGCTGCCCCTGTTGTTCCTGCTGTGGTGTCTGTGACTGCTGAGACTGGTGAGTGGATGTTGTTGGGGAGATTGGTGAAGCTCTATTGGGTTCTGTTTTAAGTTCAATTGAGTTGGGAAAGGCTCCCACTGTTCCTCGACTGGGGCTCTGCACACTACGAAAAGGTGAAAGTGACACCTCAGACTCACTGGTCTCCACTGGCTCACTCTGGCTGGGCAGATTTGCCTCTCGCATTCTGTGACCTGATTGCTCTATAGTTAgtccatttggtggcagtcccAGCATAGGGGCTGACACTGGGTTGATGTACTGGAAGGGCAGCAAAAAGGCCAGACTGTTTGGGATGTTCTCAAAATGGTGAATGCTTGAGGGGCTATTATTCTCCAGGTGTGAAAGAAGCCCAGGACTACGAGTGCGATTATTGCTTTCAATAAAAGTTCTGATGCCAGAGTCAGTCTTTGATGATGGCACTGTGACTGCCTGGCCCTCCTTTTCCTGGATGGCCATCAATTCCACAATAGACTTGGTTTCACCAAAGCGCAGAAACTGTTGCAAAGTGATGATCTCCTCTTCTCGGGACATTATGGTCCATCTGTCCAGAACCTTGCCTGCAGAATCCTAAAGGCCATatcaaaaacaagacaaacacaaaaaaaaacttattgtTTCTGTAAAGTCAAGCATCTGAGAAGACAACAATGATGGATACGGACAGGGAAATATTCGCCTTAAAACAgctaaaacaatatataaagaCTAATAATAGATCTCTTAATTACCACATTCAAAATTTTCTGTATTCCTccatttcattttttctttcttaaatAAGCCATACAAATGTAGTTATTTAGTACACACAGAGCAACCAATGCAAATCTTAATAAAGACTTTAGTAAGCAATGAGAAGCACCTTTATTAGTGACACACTATCAAATTGCAGATAGAAATCTATTTGCAATCAGATACTGAGTCCCCACAATTATCTACTGTAGGTGTCAGACAGTACAATGGAAAAGAAATTCACTAAAAGAGCACACCTTTCTAGGTTCACTTCAAATTTCAATTTGTATGGTGAGTCCCAGTCTTCCAATATGAGGTTACGGTTTCAAAAagtcaacccagtctcaccccatgtcgtcaatatttgacgacacttgaccattcctcaatatgtgacgcggagggtatacctttcgcgtcattttttgacgaactggggacttcaatactattacgtccgttgcattctcttctcctattttcttaccattttcgcgtcggtttagggttagatttacataatgacatccctacccaaacctaactctaaccccaacgccaggtgacaactgtttctaaccccaacgccaggtgacaactgtttaatttcgcgtacactgtttaatttcgcgtacactgtttaattttgcgtaatctaaccctaaaccgacgcgaaaatggtaagaaaataggagaagagaatgcaacggacgtaatagtattgaagtccccagttcgtcaaaaaatgacgcgaaaggtataccctccgcgtcacatattgacgaatggtcaagtgtcgtcaaatattgacgacatggggtgagactgtgttaaaAAAGTTGAAAGGAAGGTTCATAAAAAAACTTAATACATTTTAGGAGatatttaaagtttcatttttgtggATGTAATGTTTGTCGTGAAAATTAGGCAACTTGTCTGCTTTTAAGACTTTAAAGAGAAATTGGAGGTGGCAGAATATCATGAATTCATTCATTAGGCTGGGTGCTGTTCAGTATTTACCTAAAACAGTACCAGTATTTATCTAAAACATTGAGTTTGATGTATGTCTTGCATGAGGTTAAATATTGCTGACTAACTTTATAAAGAGGGTTCTTGACATATGCTTCTGGGCTGGGCTTTATCCTCTCGATTCATGAGTCACTGCCCAACTGCCCCTATGGCAACAAATGCACACTATGCTAACACCCCCTTAATGTTGATCAGAGAGGAAAGCTACCTTAACATTACCAAAAGGTTCCccaaataaatgcaaaataaaataattatgttgtactatttcactgctagtcatgttataatttattgaacaaatcaaaataagtttgttgtgtgtgtgtcgcAGAGCTGGGTAGATTACTGGGTAGATGAATTGTAATTCGTAATCAGTAACGGATTACATGACAAAATTTGTAGTCAGTAATATAATCTCTTAGATTATACATCGTTGTTAACGTAATCTGACTACTTTTGTATTATATTTAGATTACATCTTATttgatttcaaatatataaaaaggGGGAAAATACATTCAATTCTATTTCACCATCAAGAGCctgaaaaactattttttaaagtgcaatgTCAGAACAGGTAATACTTTACAAGACTAAAATTGTTTTACTTTGCTATTAGTGTCAACTGAGAGTAACACactgaataaaacaaaataattctttatgactttaaaacacatttacttaaaattaagtaaacaaaaacaaaaacagcaatattgcaaaaaaaaaaaacaatataatttaatgtaattcacTGCAACAACACTGCTAGGTCTAAAATTTCATCTCACAAATAAAACTGAAGTGTTTCTTTAAACCAcgagtttctttaaaaatgaaatggtgTCTATACATCCAGTCAAGGGCATACATTTGATTTTGACATTGGTggggaaataaataaaattgtctTCAGAGCCACATTGTCACAAAGGTTTATCGGTGTTTACTTGAACAATAGTTAAAATAGAATTTTTGTTATTAATGTTACatggcaaaaacaacaaatatacaaagAGCAGGCTAAAGCACGCACATCAGTTTAAATTGGGTGCTCGACAAAAAAACTTAATAGTAGTAATGCAAAGTCGGCAACACCAAAGCTCCAAAAGTATCAAAAACATTCATTGATCAAAAACTGCTTGGCATCAGGTAACGTTTCGAGCGTGCAGGCTCTTCATCAGGTCTGTAAACAAGTCCAGACATACTGTACACTGTTTTAATTTGCAACTCATCCATTTAATAAAGAAATGTCATGTATTGGGAGAAAACACTGTCCCCTGAatcaataagtgacaaaatttGTCACATATTTTTCgcataaatttttttgtttcctCACCACCGCTGGCCTGCATAATCGTGACTTTATGCACATCATGTTTTGTTGATAGAGGTTTGGCGCTTAATTCTTCCAAATGCAGCCTACGTCAGACAGCAAGACAAAGCCAATCATAAAGCGACATGGGTTAGAGAGGTGGGACTCAAGAAAGGCAAAGGCAATCCTATTAGCGTCCCTAGCGTCCCTACCCAAATCAACGCCTTTGCATCCAGTGATCAAACGCTGAGTGCTGCTTCATTTTGCATCTTGTCGTCTTGTCATTGCTTCTCTCCTGTACGTTTTCACACCCCTCCCCCTCTTCCCCAGAAAAACTTATATATAAAACGTATATAAGCAGTATGTAAGTTtattatgaaaaatgtaaaaattgtgaAAATCATACTGCCATAGTGTGAATAATATATAATCATGTAATCCATAAAAAGTAACAGTAGTCTGATTAcaagtattttaaaatatagtttaatCTAATTACAAGTTCTTGATTTTTGGAATCCAGATTCCATGTAATCCGTTACTACCCAGCACTAGTGTGTCGTCATGTGTGTGTCTGGGACACCACCTAAACGATTGTGTATGTAGGTCAGTAAACTTGTTAAAAGCATGTGACTTGAGGATGAGTTCTAATTGGTTTGTTTCAGATCATCCTTGTGCTGCGCCCCAATCCCTCTCATTTTTGTTGTTAGcaaatcaatattgtttttttctcaTAACCACATTGCAGATTGTCATGTAACTGATCagttacagtactgatcagtgGAAGCTAGCGAATATCTTGAGATGGAAGAAAAGATGATTTTATCCTTACAAAATCACCCTTTACAAGGGCGTTCAgttaaagaataaataaaggattaagaaGCTTGGACCAGATCAGCCAGCGGTCTCAAGTGATTGCAGTTTGTGTGCTTTTCCACCACTTCTTATGGCAAACGGAGTTGGCTAGCTGGATACGATGTAAGTCATGTCTTTTattgttttccctgtttgctgttTTAAAGTCTGAATGTGTGATAGACTGCACAAACTTTCGTGGTGTGTTTGAGCTGGCTTTGCGTGGACATAATGAGAGCGAGAGCTCAGATAATCCAGGTATATTCCGTGGCTTGGTTGACTTTGTTGCTTATGGAGTTTAAAAGCGCACTCCGAGAATGCCACtgagtttaaagggacactccacattttttttatataggcacactttccagctcccctagagttaaacatttgatttttattgttatggaatccattcagccgatctcagagtttagcataatccattaaatctgattagacagttagcatcatgctcaaaaatgaccaaagagtttcaatattattcctatttaaaacttgactcttctgtagttatattgtgtactaagactgatgaaaaattaaaagttgcgattttctagaccgatatggctaggaactatactctcattctggcataataagcaaggactttgctgccttacTATCGCTgtagcaggcgcaatgatattaagcAGTAATATTGAAAGacttaccaaggggactattttcgggcgctgcataatatcattgcgcgtgctgcagccatggtactttagcaaagtccttgattattactccTCTGGAGGATGCAACTTtctgtttgagaaacggccactgTCTGTTaatcagtgtcagatgtgaagcTTCTCAGCAGATAAAACTCACTctgagtttacatgatttaatgtctgcatgttcttgctctAGAATAACAGTGTCTGtatcatttctttcttttttaagttatatgttTTGGCCATCtttgcctttatttaaacagtgatagatgagaggacaggaaagtacagggaggagagaggggtatggaaatggcaaatgaccacgagccagGAATCGAACTTGGGTCgtcgaaagtgcgaaagcaccacatgtcggagcgctgcccagTACACCATCGGCTTTGACGTCTGTTTCATTTATATTGTAAAGAGTTAGACACatattcaagttttaaatgtattaaaacgtGGCTAAAAGTAAGCATCTAAAGTGAAAGTTACAGAAGCGGGTCCTTTAGtgccccctgcaggcatttgttataatacatagtgctgttttttataataaaaggaTACATATTGTGTTTAATtgttttgatactttattttaaccaattattattgcattgtctttattatgtaattttaaaggttatttCTCACTATTCtattttttattaccaaaaaatatCACAGTACTTCATTATTAAttagtaaaataattgttagggacagtcctagattagttaaaacattttaaaataatgttatttcagtttcccattcatttattttatcattgagcatttcttaaaaaaatgtaaaaatatcttCTCGGTCTCGTGAATCCAATCTCGTGTCTCATCTGGTCTCAtgaattaactcattcaccgccagcctttttgagaaaagttgcccaccggcatttttgtgattttaacaaaagtatcacaaaattccttgcaggaaaaattatcttctataaatatataaacatacaaattatatcaaattaaagaacacatcCAGTGGacaaaagcggtattacacttttactttgaaattcgtccagaaaggcatatttattagttaaatattaactcataattgacgagataactcgtcaatggcggtgaatgagttaagtgtCTCAACACACCCCTACTGTCAGACCCGGatatcggctgaatggattctaaaatggtaaaaatcaaatgtttaactcttgggGAGATAGAAAATGagcctttttttttcaaaaaaagtggagtatccctttaagggaaCTTTGAGAACGGCGCCGAACGAGCTGTTGGACTGTATGTTGTCTGTTGTGAGAGAACACATACTTGTGCTAGGCTATTAAAGCAAAAAGAAACATATTGGCCTGTGATTAGGCAACTTTAGTGTAAGTGTAATGTGATCGCCATTTTGACAGATTGCAGGTCTGTGCAGTGCTGCTGAAGTTAAATACTCCAgtgcagtggcggctggtcaatAGAGGGCCGACCCCCAAAGTTGGCCAGAgaagaaagctactttaacatgttaccaaaaagttaaatatatagtgcaaattaatacaaaataaaataattgagttgtactatttcaccatgttatgatttatttaaaaaaaaatcaaaactgagtttgttttgtgtgtgtcatgtttgtgtgtctggggcgcacccctaacgagtgtctatgtaggtcagtaaaaagggtaaaaacatgCTCAGATAATCCGGTATTTTTGGTGGCTTGGTCAACTTAAGTACTGGTCTGTGATTAGACAACTttactgcgtgtgtgtgtgtgtgtgtgtgtgtgtgtgtgtgtgtgtgtgtgtttgaatgaTTTCCTTGATTAGTTCATTACTGATAATAAACCCATATTATACACAAATTCACAAATTCATAGTAAATTTATTTCATGCTTTAACAGTTGACTTcaacagtaacattttcagcatttagGCTAAGCTGTAATGATAttcatcacctgataaatgGCTATTTACAACCATGCAatactacagtaaaagtttgattttaagtttGTTTGCCCCCCCCCAAATTTGTAGCACCAGCCACCACTGCTCCAGTGTAATGTAGGAGCGCAAGATCATTCTCCAGAATAAAAGTATAACTGCAACAAGACAAATCTAACAAGACAAATCTAATGGCAATAGAATACATTTATCTGCCTTCATGCGTTTATCACATACGATTTTTTCAGTTATACAGTGTCATGAGTTTAGTTCAATTAAGTGTAGATTTTTTACACgtttgttaatattttaattgcagtagtattttgtgatttgATTTGTTCGTATTTGCCTGTTCAGCACAAAGTTTTATCGCCTCTGCTGACACTGCGAGAAAAAAGCATTAATTCATCTGCTTCatgatgttaaacatgtaaagtgaTGCACAGTCTTTGTAAATCAGTTCtcttcacaaataaataaacacattttaacatgTATGCTCATCTTGTATGTTCCTAATTAGAAATGAACATGTGAACGAAAACAATTAGTGTCATTAAAACGTGAAATGACAGATAATAATTGACTGTGACGAAATTTTTACATTGCAATTCATCAAAAAAATGACGTAgattaaaaaatgatgtgtgagtgagtgagtgagtgagtgagtgagtgagtgagagtgtgagtgtgagtgtgagtgtgagagtgtgagtgtgtgtgtgtgtgtgtgtgtgtgtgtgtgtgtgtgtgtgtgtgtgtgtgtgtgtgaataatGACATGTTAACTAATGATTAGTTCATAACTGATAATAAATTCACATTATACTCaaatttactgtacatttatatCATGCTTTAGTTGACTTCAAcagtaacattttcatcattttaGCTAAACAGTAATGATATTCATTACTTGATAAATAGCTATTAACAGTCCggcattactacagtaaaagtttaatatttagtttgtttgcacTTTTTGGGATTTTAAAGTCACTGATCACTGTTTTCAACCATTGTAAAGCTTGAAAAAATCCAGGTATATTCCGTGGCTTGGTTGACTTTGTTGCTTATGGAGTTTAAAAGCGCACTCCGAGAATGCCACtgagtttaaagggacactccacattttttttatataggcacactttccagctcccctagagttaaacatttgatttttattgttatggaatccattcagccgatctcagAGTTTAGCAtcatccattaaatctgattagacagttagcatcatgctcaaaaatgaccaaagagtttcaatattattcctatttaaaacttgactcttctgtagttatattgtgtactaagactgatgaaaaattaaaagttgcgattttctagaccgatatggctaggaactatactctcattctggcataataagcaaggactttgctgccttacTATCGCTgtagcaggcgcaatgatattaagcAGTAATATTGAAAGacttaccaaggggactattttcgggcgctgcataatatcattgcgcgtgctgcagccatggtactttagcaaagtccttgattattactccTCTGGAGGATGCAACTTtctgtttgagaaacggccactgTCTGTTaatcagtgtcagatgtgaagcTTCTCAGCAGATAAAACTCACTctgagtttacatgatttaatgtctgcatgttcttgctctAGAATAACAGTGTCTGtatcatttctttcttttttaagttatatgttTTGGCCATCtttgcctttatttaaacagtgatagatgagaggacaggaaagtacagggaggagagaggggtatggaaatggcaaatgaccacgagccagGAATCGAACTTGGGTCgtcgaaagtgcgaaagcaccacatgtcggagcgctgcccagTACACCATCGGCTTTGACGTCTGTTTCATTTATATTGTAAAGAGTTAGACACatattcaagttttaaatgtattaaaacgtGGCTAAAAGTAAGCATCTAAAGTGAAAGTTACAGAAGCGGGTCCTTTAGtgccccctgcaggcatttgttataatacatagtgctgttttttataataaaaggaTACATATTGTGTTTAATtgttttgatactttattttaaccaattattattgcattgtctttattatgtaattttaaaggttatttCTCACTATTCtattttttattaccaaaaaatatCACAGTACTTCATTATTAAttagtaaaataattgttagggacagtcctagattagttaaaacattttaaaataatgttatttcagtttcccattcatttattttatcattgagcatttcttaaaaaaatgtaaaaatatcttCTCGGTCTCGTGAATCCAATCTCGTGTCTCATCTGGTCTCAtgaattaactcattcaccgccagcctttttgagaaaagttgcccaccggcatttttgtgattttaacaaaagtatcacaaaattccttgcaggaaaaattatcttctataaatatataaacatacaaattatatcaaattaaagaacacatcCAGTGGacaaaagcggtattacacttttaCTTTGAAactcgtccagaaaggcatatttattagttaaatattaactcata
This region includes:
- the bnc2 gene encoding zinc finger protein basonuclin-2 isoform X1, with product MSLNSTAPEIREVSSVSLYRESEETELDVRGSVVKREQDRERARESIARASGSSSGAGGGGGESSMQFSTRPASAEPGFMGTWTQQSTDSNLLFRMSQQAIRCTLVNCTCECFQPGKIHLRTCDQCKHGWVAHALDKLSTQHLYHPTQVEIVQSNVVFDISSLMLYGTQAVPVRLKILLDRLFSVLKQEEVLHILHGLGWTLRDYVRGYILQDSAGKVLDRWTIMSREEEIITLQQFLRFGETKSIVELMAIQEKEGQAVTVPSSKTDSGIRTFIESNNRTRSPGLLSHLENNSPSSIHHFENIPNSLAFLLPFQYINPVSAPMLGLPPNGLTIEQSGHRMREANLPSQSEPVETSESEVSLSPFRSVQSPSRGTVGAFPNSIELKTEPNRASPISPTTSTHQSQQSQTPQQEQQGQQQSGTLNNHQIHHHFEKNEQSKPITHSSFSSKMHRIRRMGATSRKGRVCCNSCGKTFYDKGTLKIHYNAVHLKIKHRCTIEGCNMVFSSLRSRNRHSANPNPRLHMPMLRNNRDKDLIRSSSGTATPVISSAKSGFTLTSPGRPTLSFATPPLDPLIQSPLQSPLAFPSLKSVQPVQPVPPFYRALLSPADLVSPPVSLPTSPILPTTTNSSSLTDQQQKMLSAGSHNNHVSETGTFSHCLPTTPTIQDSTILDPMPKKKPRKSSMPVKIEKEVIDVADDYDDKDDEDDSCHHQSSHLHNNINGNCNNNNNSIYHYEDSRHHSPSHNENSSSLALRGILRPDQDGCSGNLGGKVTSDLQCIDSFTSEDQDHERDFENESETSEPKMLYRDELMDTDMPSLGKKVEKKQQGAEDEKHLREDLEEQSHSPSSQHQPVIKIKEEINDPAYDMFCMGQYSLYNGGMAVATAASMAALHESFISSMGYGTSPPMFPSQSPEGDLYSSPDPKICYVCKKSFKSSYSVKLHYKNVHLKEMHVCTVAGCNAAFPSRRSRDRHSSNINLHRKLLTKELDDIVLDPQLTTLPKDLRAEFLTKIYAGHNLGLEGVENPISGPQEGIGYQKRGSSATTVYSHSNGYYRGTTDDYMVLDLSTTSSIQSSGSVQSSQESDEGSDEGILLDDLDGTSDIDDCNLSTGGVPLEGRDGEETRNDRRVENLEDELQRCDPTISSYILPSSGGNGSNGILCTICHKMYSNKGTLRVHYKTVHLREMHKCKVPGCNMMFSSVRSRNRHSQNPNLHKNAPYTTVVD
- the bnc2 gene encoding zinc finger protein basonuclin-2 isoform X2, with amino-acid sequence MKKWEVSSVSLYRESEETELDVRGSVVKREQDRERARESIARASGSSSGAGGGGGESSMQFSTRPASAEPGFMGTWTQQSTDSNLLFRMSQQAIRCTLVNCTCECFQPGKIHLRTCDQCKHGWVAHALDKLSTQHLYHPTQVEIVQSNVVFDISSLMLYGTQAVPVRLKILLDRLFSVLKQEEVLHILHGLGWTLRDYVRGYILQDSAGKVLDRWTIMSREEEIITLQQFLRFGETKSIVELMAIQEKEGQAVTVPSSKTDSGIRTFIESNNRTRSPGLLSHLENNSPSSIHHFENIPNSLAFLLPFQYINPVSAPMLGLPPNGLTIEQSGHRMREANLPSQSEPVETSESEVSLSPFRSVQSPSRGTVGAFPNSIELKTEPNRASPISPTTSTHQSQQSQTPQQEQQGQQQSGTLNNHQIHHHFEKNEQSKPITHSSFSSKMHRIRRMGATSRKGRVCCNSCGKTFYDKGTLKIHYNAVHLKIKHRCTIEGCNMVFSSLRSRNRHSANPNPRLHMPMLRNNRDKDLIRSSSGTATPVISSAKSGFTLTSPGRPTLSFATPPLDPLIQSPLQSPLAFPSLKSVQPVQPVPPFYRALLSPADLVSPPVSLPTSPILPTTTNSSSLTDQQQKMLSAGSHNNHVSETGTFSHCLPTTPTIQDSTILDPMPKKKPRKSSMPVKIEKEVIDVADDYDDKDDEDDSCHHQSSHLHNNINGNCNNNNNSIYHYEDSRHHSPSHNENSSSLALRGILRPDQDGCSGNLGGKVTSDLQCIDSFTSEDQDHERDFENESETSEPKMLYRDELMDTDMPSLGKKVEKKQQGAEDEKHLREDLEEQSHSPSSQHQPVIKIKEEINDPAYDMFCMGQYSLYNGGMAVATAASMAALHESFISSMGYGTSPPMFPSQSPEGDLYSSPDPKICYVCKKSFKSSYSVKLHYKNVHLKEMHVCTVAGCNAAFPSRRSRDRHSSNINLHRKLLTKELDDIVLDPQLTTLPKDLRAEFLTKIYAGHNLGLEGVENPISGPQEGIGYQKRGSSATTVYSHSNGYYRGTTDDYMVLDLSTTSSIQSSGSVQSSQESDEGSDEGILLDDLDGTSDIDDCNLSTGGVPLEGRDGEETRNDRRVENLEDELQRCDPTISSYILPSSGGNGSNGILCTICHKMYSNKGTLRVHYKTVHLREMHKCKVPGCNMMFSSVRSRNRHSQNPNLHKNAPYTTVVD
- the bnc2 gene encoding zinc finger protein basonuclin-2 isoform X6; translated protein: MASDSAGKVLDRWTIMSREEEIITLQQFLRFGETKSIVELMAIQEKEGQAVTVPSSKTDSGIRTFIESNNRTRSPGLLSHLENNSPSSIHHFENIPNSLAFLLPFQYINPVSAPMLGLPPNGLTIEQSGHRMREANLPSQSEPVETSESEVSLSPFRSVQSPSRGTVGAFPNSIELKTEPNRASPISPTTSTHQSQQSQTPQQEQQGQQQSGTLNNHQIHHHFEKNEQSKPITHSSFSSKMHRIRRMGATSRKGRVCCNSCGKTFYDKGTLKIHYNAVHLKIKHRCTIEGCNMVFSSLRSRNRHSANPNPRLHMPMLRNNRDKDLIRSSSGTATPVISSAKSGFTLTSPGRPTLSFATPPLDPLIQSPLQSPLAFPSLKSVQPVQPVPPFYRALLSPADLVSPPVSLPTSPILPTTTNSSSLTDQQQKMLSAGSHNNHVSETGTFSHCLPTTPTIQDSTILDPMPKKKPRKSSMPVKIEKEVIDVADDYDDKDDEDDSCHHQSSHLHNNINGNCNNNNNSIYHYEDSRHHSPSHNENSSSLALRGILRPDQDGCSGNLGGKVTSDLQCIDSFTSEDQDHERDFENESETSEPKMLYRDELMDTDMPSLGKKVEKKQQGAEDEKHLREDLEEQSHSPSSQHQPVIKIKEEINDPAYDMFCMGQYSLYNGGMAVATAASMAALHESFISSMGYGTSPPMFPSQSPEGDLYSSPDPKICYVCKKSFKSSYSVKLHYKNVHLKEMHVCTVAGCNAAFPSRRSRDRHSSNINLHRKLLTKELDDIVLDPQLTTLPKDLRAEFLTKIYAGHNLGLEGVENPISGPQEGIGYQKRGSSATTVYSHSNGYYRGTTDDYMVLDLSTTSSIQSSGSVQSSQESDEGSDEGILLDDLDGTSDIDDCNLSTGGVPLEGRDGEETRNDRRVENLEDELQRCDPTISSYILPSSGGNGSNGILCTICHKMYSNKGTLRVHYKTVHLREMHKCKVPGCNMMFSSVRSRNRHSQNPNLHKNAPYTTVVD